Proteins found in one Desulfovibrio sp. genomic segment:
- a CDS encoding (2Fe-2S)-binding protein, with product MSKTITLTFTLNGRQVRLETRPGTRVLDLLRGEMGLTAAKEGCGSGECGACAILVDGTAKLSCLMLAAQLEGREIVTAEGLGTVEHPHPIQASLAENGAVQCGYCTPGMTIAAAELLAHTPCPDRGEVREAISGNLCRCTGYVKIVDAVMAVSRTTGEKNS from the coding sequence ATGAGCAAGACCATCACTCTGACGTTCACCTTGAACGGCAGGCAGGTGCGTTTGGAAACCAGGCCCGGCACACGGGTTCTGGACCTCTTGCGAGGCGAGATGGGCCTGACCGCTGCCAAAGAGGGCTGCGGTTCCGGAGAGTGCGGTGCGTGCGCGATTCTGGTGGACGGCACGGCCAAGCTTTCCTGCCTCATGCTGGCGGCCCAGTTGGAAGGCCGCGAGATCGTCACTGCGGAAGGCCTCGGCACTGTGGAGCACCCGCATCCCATCCAGGCGTCGCTGGCTGAAAACGGGGCCGTTCAGTGCGGATACTGCACTCCGGGCATGACCATCGCCGCAGCCGAGCTGCTTGCCCACACGCCATGTCCTGATCGGGGGGAAGTGCGTGAGGCCATATCCGGAAACCTGTGCCGTTGCACAGGGTACGTCAAGATCGTGGATGCGGTGATGGCGGTCTCCAGGACCACGGGAGAGAAGAACTCGTGA
- a CDS encoding MFS transporter, with amino-acid sequence MNTDTPGQPERLFTYDFVVLTIAATFGFCNIAVFYGLATHLGKIGLDPVWQGTVIAAEPLAAFVTRPFLSVWLTARQALSLTRISLVAIGLALPCYLFARTVPELLVVRIFHGLAFVCLVSSVMTLFSKVVPPRSAGRAFGLFSLSALVPYALMPPLTEWLLPLVGGETHVYAWTALLTLPSLAMLVPLGARLGKNAFPEAEGRRPSMRELRENLGQAPVLLLLMANLLVISSSTQVFFFIKPYALVLGIGDPGLFFTVFNVASIAARVAAGPFIDRLPRRIIAMLGLLGLAVCIALFACTKGGAPFFLLAGGYGFCLGIAMPLLNAAMFLESPPALRGLNMNLMLFMMDAGYTVGPIVGGMLLAGPGGFPSLFGFGAGCACTAALLMAPLAVKEWKSRSLVDG; translated from the coding sequence ATGAACACTGATACACCGGGGCAGCCCGAGCGTCTGTTCACGTATGATTTCGTGGTGCTCACCATTGCCGCGACGTTCGGGTTCTGCAACATCGCTGTATTTTACGGTCTGGCCACCCACCTGGGGAAAATCGGATTAGACCCGGTCTGGCAGGGGACCGTAATCGCTGCCGAACCGCTGGCGGCCTTTGTGACCAGACCCTTCCTGAGCGTCTGGCTCACTGCCCGCCAAGCCCTGTCTTTGACGCGTATATCTCTCGTGGCCATCGGTCTGGCCTTGCCGTGCTACCTGTTCGCCAGAACCGTTCCGGAGCTTCTTGTTGTGCGAATCTTCCACGGGCTGGCCTTCGTCTGTTTGGTGAGCTCGGTAATGACGCTCTTCTCCAAAGTGGTGCCCCCGCGCTCTGCCGGCCGCGCCTTCGGCCTGTTTTCCCTTTCCGCCCTCGTACCTTACGCTCTCATGCCCCCCCTGACAGAATGGTTGCTGCCACTAGTCGGCGGAGAAACCCATGTCTACGCCTGGACCGCCCTGTTGACCCTGCCGTCGCTGGCCATGCTCGTCCCGCTGGGAGCACGCCTTGGCAAAAACGCTTTCCCAGAAGCTGAAGGGCGCAGGCCCTCCATGCGGGAACTTCGAGAGAACCTGGGACAGGCCCCCGTACTGCTTCTTCTTATGGCTAATCTGCTGGTTATCTCCAGTTCCACGCAAGTATTTTTTTTCATAAAGCCATACGCTCTTGTTCTGGGGATTGGCGATCCTGGACTATTTTTCACCGTATTCAATGTAGCATCCATCGCGGCCCGGGTAGCGGCCGGACCATTCATCGACAGGCTGCCCAGACGGATCATCGCCATGCTCGGACTTCTTGGGCTGGCCGTCTGCATAGCCCTGTTCGCATGCACAAAGGGCGGTGCCCCTTTCTTCTTGCTGGCCGGTGGCTACGGTTTTTGCCTGGGTATAGCCATGCCCCTCCTGAATGCGGCCATGTTCCTCGAATCCCCTCCTGCTCTGCGCGGTTTGAACATGAACCTGATGCTCTTCATGATGGATGCCGGGTACACGGTCGGCCCCATCGTGGGGGGGATGCTGTTGGCCGGGCCAGGAGGATTTCCGTCGCTCTTTGGTTTCGGCGCAGGGTGCGCCTGCACGGCGGCGTTGCTGATGGCGCCGCTGGCGGTAAAGGAGTGGAAGAGTAGAAGTCTGGTTGATGGGTGA
- a CDS encoding xanthine dehydrogenase family protein subunit M, translating to MNSDVVCPASLPELWPYLEDGAAVMAGGTDLLARRRGEAPALVACLERIESLYGVGEEDGLIRLGACETHASLLRHPLVRGRLPVLAGALAVLGSPLIRNMGTLGGNIVTASPAGDTLAPLYALDARVELSSRRGPRRVLLADFIAGPGVVRLEPGEIVSAVLVSPPDTSALQHFEKVGRRKALAISVVSLAAVILTDSDGVVQQARLAYGSVGPTVVRCQQAEQALTGQRLEREALFAAAQAVRKEISPMDDLRASASYRRDVAGNLLLRLAQ from the coding sequence GTGAACAGCGACGTTGTTTGCCCGGCAAGCCTCCCTGAGCTGTGGCCATATCTGGAAGACGGGGCGGCGGTGATGGCCGGGGGCACGGATCTCTTGGCGCGCAGGCGCGGAGAAGCTCCCGCCCTGGTGGCGTGCCTGGAAAGGATCGAGAGCCTGTACGGAGTGGGTGAAGAGGACGGACTCATCCGTTTGGGAGCGTGCGAAACCCACGCCAGCTTGCTGCGCCATCCTCTGGTGCGCGGGCGTCTGCCCGTGCTGGCTGGCGCGCTTGCGGTGCTCGGGTCGCCGCTTATCCGCAACATGGGAACGCTTGGCGGCAACATCGTCACGGCTTCGCCAGCCGGGGACACCCTGGCTCCGCTCTATGCCCTGGATGCCCGGGTGGAGCTCTCCTCCAGGCGAGGCCCACGCCGCGTTCTCCTGGCCGACTTCATCGCCGGGCCGGGGGTTGTCAGGCTTGAGCCGGGGGAGATCGTTTCGGCGGTTCTCGTTTCGCCTCCGGATACTTCGGCTCTCCAGCACTTCGAGAAGGTGGGGCGACGCAAGGCGCTGGCCATTTCGGTTGTCAGCCTGGCCGCGGTCATCCTCACGGATTCGGATGGAGTGGTGCAGCAGGCCCGTCTTGCCTATGGCAGCGTCGGACCCACGGTGGTGCGCTGCCAGCAGGCGGAGCAGGCGCTCACAGGGCAGCGGCTTGAGCGTGAGGCACTGTTTGCCGCAGCGCAGGCCGTTCGAAAAGAAATCTCGCCAATGGACGATCTGCGGGCTTCGGCCTCTTATCGCCGGGATGTGGCCGGAAATCTGCTCTTGCGTCTGGCGCAATAA
- the hisC gene encoding histidinol-phosphate transaminase, with translation MRQLADLVPPHVLNFESYVPSRPDDVLMRQYGVQSLYRLNNNENALGPPPAAKEVLAAFPPERGAIYPNGDCFFLRQTLSETFGKNAERFLVGNGSCEVITSVIKAFCQPGDNIVTADKTFAVYEWVAAFSGIEPRLVPLRNYALDPEAMLNAVTDRTKVVFVCNPNNPTGSWWNKATLERFLRGINGRAVVVLDEAYREFVESPEFPDGMEVMERHPNVLVFRTFSKMYGLAALRVGYLCGGQEAVDIVKRTHLVYSVNALAQLAAKAALEDDGSHVAATRRMVSQARGFLKSTFDALGLECVSGEGNFIMARVPIPDTLLYRLLIKQGVMVRTMTGFRFPNWIRVTLALEPAMEAFAKALRNSLDKR, from the coding sequence ATGCGCCAGCTTGCTGACCTCGTCCCCCCCCACGTCCTGAACTTCGAGAGCTACGTCCCGAGCCGTCCGGACGATGTTCTCATGCGCCAGTACGGCGTACAAAGCCTCTACCGCCTAAACAACAACGAGAACGCACTGGGCCCTCCCCCTGCCGCCAAGGAAGTGCTGGCTGCCTTTCCTCCCGAGCGGGGCGCCATCTACCCCAACGGCGACTGCTTCTTTCTTCGCCAGACATTGAGCGAAACCTTCGGCAAGAATGCGGAACGCTTCCTGGTGGGCAACGGGTCCTGCGAGGTGATCACCTCGGTCATCAAGGCTTTCTGCCAGCCGGGCGACAACATCGTCACCGCGGACAAGACCTTCGCAGTCTACGAGTGGGTCGCGGCCTTTTCCGGCATAGAGCCCCGCCTCGTCCCGCTTCGGAACTACGCCCTGGACCCTGAGGCAATGCTTAACGCAGTGACGGACAGGACCAAGGTCGTGTTTGTGTGCAATCCCAACAATCCCACGGGGTCCTGGTGGAACAAGGCCACCCTGGAACGCTTTCTGCGCGGGATCAACGGCCGTGCCGTGGTTGTGCTCGACGAAGCATACCGGGAGTTCGTGGAATCTCCTGAGTTTCCGGACGGCATGGAAGTGATGGAGCGCCACCCCAACGTGCTGGTCTTCAGGACGTTCTCAAAGATGTACGGCCTGGCCGCACTCAGGGTGGGATATCTCTGCGGCGGTCAGGAAGCTGTGGACATCGTCAAGCGTACGCACCTGGTTTATTCCGTCAATGCTCTCGCGCAGCTGGCCGCCAAGGCGGCCCTGGAGGACGACGGATCGCATGTGGCGGCAACGCGGCGCATGGTAAGCCAGGCCAGGGGGTTTCTGAAATCCACGTTTGACGCGCTGGGGCTTGAGTGTGTTTCCGGGGAGGGCAACTTCATCATGGCCCGGGTGCCCATTCCGGACACCCTGCTCTACCGGCTGCTCATCAAACAGGGAGTGATGGTCCGGACCATGACCGGATTCCGCTTTCCAAACTGGATCAGGGTCACCCTCGCCCTGGAACCAGCCATGGAAGCCTTCGCCAAGGCTCTGCGAAACTCCCTGGACAAGCGATGA